The following are encoded together in the Capsulimonas corticalis genome:
- a CDS encoding tetratricopeptide repeat protein, with translation MTVQEHLDRADRLAWGDQEPVEAKREYEAAIACDPSMVEPHVRLSGLYQVHFRDLGSALAEIRTAITLAPNWVDLRLSCANLLHQLGRSDDAIACYGEAILLDPKDRRAKTNLAYCFYELLRYQDAILAFHQCINMKSSKGYYGDRFFLADAYCANGQIEEAIKQWKIVAKWEPRDADANSMPVEARKMLAKYAQ, from the coding sequence ATGACCGTACAAGAACATTTGGATCGCGCCGATAGATTGGCGTGGGGCGATCAAGAGCCAGTTGAGGCGAAGAGGGAATATGAAGCCGCCATCGCGTGTGATCCTTCGATGGTCGAGCCGCATGTCCGATTATCAGGTTTGTATCAAGTCCATTTTCGCGACTTAGGGTCCGCATTGGCTGAAATCCGCACAGCCATCACGCTTGCCCCTAATTGGGTCGATCTGCGCTTGAGTTGCGCAAATCTCTTGCATCAACTCGGACGCAGTGACGATGCAATCGCGTGTTATGGCGAAGCGATTTTACTCGATCCCAAAGACCGTCGCGCTAAAACTAATCTCGCCTATTGCTTCTATGAGTTGCTGCGATATCAGGATGCAATTCTGGCGTTTCATCAGTGCATCAACATGAAATCCTCGAAAGGCTATTATGGCGACCGTTTCTTTCTCGCCGACGCTTATTGCGCCAATGGGCAGATTGAGGAAGCCATTAAACAGTGGAAGATCGTGGCGAAATGGGAGCCACGAGATGCTGATGCAAACTCCATGCCCGTGGAAGCGCGCAAAATGCTGGCGAAATACGCACAGTAA
- a CDS encoding GNAT family N-acetyltransferase, giving the protein MGNGIGVAMLRWAEHEVGQARRQYLRLDCLAANGALRDYYLRAGFTYVGEASSGDFHAALFEREIGKTTTMTIGFTAVERFGRGHAGWEGYEVFSGFHQVDELVTLDSPLCPNVLKSLIDEDWNHNLKYDGMPFCFHSLDYLLSRITLTSNCQVLAVMKNPIAQPNFHDPRFDFIGYDLVEEYVNISAITNCGGFDNAFRADELSIHGLIPTFDDAIRIDALLRQNNPDEPHAFCDMFAVWRMVSVA; this is encoded by the coding sequence GCGATGGGCGGAACACGAGGTCGGACAGGCTAGGCGGCAGTATCTGCGCTTGGACTGCCTGGCGGCGAACGGTGCGTTGCGTGATTATTATCTGCGGGCTGGCTTTACATATGTCGGCGAGGCGAGTAGTGGTGATTTCCATGCGGCGCTGTTTGAGCGCGAGATCGGTAAAACAACGACCATGACCATCGGGTTCACAGCCGTGGAGCGCTTCGGGCGCGGCCACGCTGGATGGGAAGGATACGAGGTGTTTTCTGGGTTTCATCAAGTCGATGAACTCGTGACACTCGACAGTCCGCTTTGTCCGAATGTCCTGAAGAGCTTAATCGACGAAGACTGGAACCATAATCTGAAATACGATGGTATGCCATTTTGCTTTCACAGCCTCGATTATCTCCTGTCTCGTATCACGTTGACTTCCAATTGCCAGGTCTTAGCCGTTATGAAGAATCCTATTGCGCAGCCGAATTTTCACGATCCCCGTTTTGATTTCATTGGATATGATCTGGTCGAAGAATATGTCAACATCAGTGCGATCACGAATTGCGGCGGCTTTGACAATGCGTTTCGAGCCGATGAGTTGTCCATTCATGGGCTGATCCCAACCTTTGATGACGCCATAAGAATCGATGCCTTGTTGCGCCAGAACAATCCTGATGAACCGCATGCATTTTGCGATATGTTTGCTGTGTGGAGGATGGTTTCAGTTGCATGA